The proteins below come from a single Deltaproteobacteria bacterium genomic window:
- a CDS encoding amidohydrolase yields the protein MTDEPDLLPRADIGIRDGLVCFIRDKTCSSANDTKSGQQERADLVLPGEGYLVMPGLINSHTHLPMVLLRGLADDLPLMDWLNHFIFPAEGRFMNRETVYAGSLLAMAEMILSGTTTFCDSYFFVDRIAQAAVDMGMRAVVCQGFIDFPAPDIPNPRDKTEAAHRFLNRWQNRHPLINTALFCHTPYTCSTETLKDIKAVARQWQVPYLIHLAETRDECRMIQTRHGKSPAFFLDTLGVLDDSTIAVHCNWLDDGEIDLLARQGTKVVHCPESNMKLAAGIAPVPELLKRGILVGLGTDGASSNNDLDLLREMGMAAKVGKVTRMDPTILDAATVLKMATIDGARLLGLDQRIGTVEVGKAADLILINLNQPHLTPLYNVRSHLVYAASGSDVSSVIINGKLVLHNRKFVHANLEDIMKTAADIGEYIYGNIRHTQTR from the coding sequence ATGACGGATGAACCTGACCTTCTGCCCCGGGCCGATATCGGCATACGTGACGGTCTCGTATGTTTCATCCGGGATAAAACATGTTCTTCCGCAAATGATACGAAGTCAGGGCAACAAGAGCGGGCCGATCTCGTGCTCCCGGGAGAGGGGTATCTCGTCATGCCCGGACTGATCAACAGTCACACCCATCTGCCCATGGTCCTGCTCCGGGGACTGGCGGACGACCTCCCTTTAATGGATTGGCTCAACCACTTCATTTTCCCCGCCGAGGGCCGATTCATGAACAGAGAAACCGTCTATGCCGGATCCCTTTTGGCCATGGCGGAAATGATCCTTTCCGGGACGACGACCTTCTGCGACAGTTATTTTTTCGTCGACCGGATCGCCCAGGCAGCGGTGGACATGGGTATGCGTGCTGTCGTCTGTCAGGGATTCATCGATTTTCCCGCCCCCGACATCCCCAATCCTCGGGATAAAACCGAAGCCGCCCACCGGTTTCTGAACCGCTGGCAAAATCGCCACCCCCTGATCAATACCGCCCTATTTTGCCATACCCCCTATACCTGTTCAACGGAAACGCTGAAGGATATCAAGGCCGTGGCCCGCCAATGGCAGGTGCCCTACCTCATTCACCTGGCAGAAACACGTGATGAATGCAGGATGATTCAGACAAGGCATGGGAAATCACCCGCATTTTTTCTGGACACACTGGGCGTACTCGACGACAGTACGATTGCCGTACACTGCAACTGGCTTGATGACGGGGAGATCGACTTGCTTGCCCGGCAAGGAACAAAAGTCGTGCATTGCCCGGAAAGTAATATGAAGCTTGCCGCCGGCATAGCCCCCGTTCCGGAATTATTGAAGCGGGGCATCCTCGTCGGTCTGGGCACGGACGGCGCCTCCAGCAACAACGACCTGGACTTGCTCCGGGAAATGGGAATGGCCGCCAAGGTGGGCAAGGTAACCCGGATGGACCCGACTATCCTCGATGCGGCGACGGTCCTTAAAATGGCCACGATTGACGGAGCAAGACTCCTTGGCCTTGATCAACGAATTGGTACGGTGGAAGTCGGCAAAGCGGCGGACCTGATCCTGATCAACCTGAACCAGCCCCATCTGACGCCTCTTTATAACGTCCGATCACATCTCGTTTACGCCGCATCCGGTTCCGATGTTTCCTCCGTGATCATCAATGGCAAACTTGTGCTCCATAACCGGAAATTTGTCCATGCCAACCTGGAGGACATCATGAAAACCGCCGCTGATATCGGAGAGTACATCTATGGAAACATCAGACACACCCAGACCCGATAA
- a CDS encoding GAF domain-containing protein, translated as MSKNREKNGPPEHASPSGKTDGTVLSHHIEKTQGVNSADLVSRFTRIGSALTAEKNIDRLLEMIVDEAKKLTHANGGTLYVISDDALTLQFAIVQNDTLQLRMGGTGTRIDWSPVPLRNPDESPNHQNVSAYAALTGKVINIENVYHATGFNFEGTRKFDKQTGYRSVSMLVVPLKNHDNDLIGVLQLINAQDPETGKIRAFTAWEQQITESLASQAAISLSNNTLIHNLETLLHAFIRSIATAIDEKSPYTGDHVRRVADLSLTIADRINAAREGPFAECFFTAAQIEELRIAAWLHDVGKIVTPEHIVNKSTKLEAVIDRIELIKTRLEILKRDHKINALEKRLTAFQVEGMTPPTGKEEEEGEENTDFDDLFSLIEKINLGLTDVNDHVLERLQGVSRRQWMDADGLRPLLTENELYNLSIRQGTLTDEERAIVESHAVITHDMLSQLPFPKKFQNVPFLAACHHERLDGTGYPQGLTDDQLPLQARILALADIFEALTATDRPYNRGSTLVDAIRIMKGMAADHHIDADLFAFFLREKIHLDYANRELAGWQCEEADL; from the coding sequence ATGTCAAAGAACAGGGAAAAAAATGGCCCACCGGAACATGCTTCCCCTTCAGGAAAGACGGACGGGACTGTTTTAAGCCATCATATAGAGAAAACACAGGGCGTAAATTCCGCAGACCTTGTTTCACGTTTCACAAGAATCGGATCCGCCCTCACTGCTGAAAAGAATATTGACCGGCTTCTTGAAATGATCGTGGATGAGGCGAAAAAACTCACCCACGCCAATGGGGGGACACTGTACGTCATCTCCGACGACGCACTGACGCTGCAATTCGCCATCGTGCAAAACGACACGCTTCAGCTCCGCATGGGGGGCACCGGAACAAGAATCGACTGGTCCCCTGTTCCTCTGCGGAATCCGGACGAAAGCCCGAACCATCAGAATGTTTCCGCCTACGCCGCCCTGACCGGTAAGGTGATCAATATTGAAAATGTTTACCATGCCACAGGTTTTAATTTTGAAGGCACACGGAAATTTGACAAACAGACAGGCTACCGATCCGTTTCCATGCTGGTGGTGCCCCTGAAAAATCACGACAACGACCTGATCGGCGTTCTTCAGCTGATCAACGCCCAGGACCCGGAAACGGGGAAAATCCGGGCCTTCACCGCTTGGGAACAGCAGATCACCGAATCCCTCGCCTCCCAGGCGGCAATCTCTCTGTCCAACAACACTCTGATCCACAACCTGGAAACCCTTCTCCATGCCTTCATCAGATCCATCGCCACCGCTATTGATGAAAAGTCCCCGTACACAGGTGACCACGTCCGTCGTGTCGCGGATCTGAGCCTAACGATTGCGGACCGCATCAATGCGGCTCGTGAAGGCCCTTTCGCCGAATGTTTTTTTACAGCGGCACAGATCGAAGAGCTTCGTATTGCGGCGTGGCTTCACGATGTGGGCAAGATCGTCACACCGGAGCACATCGTCAACAAGTCGACCAAACTCGAGGCGGTCATCGATCGAATCGAACTGATTAAAACGCGCCTTGAAATATTGAAGCGGGATCACAAGATCAATGCCCTGGAAAAAAGGCTCACCGCCTTTCAGGTTGAAGGAATGACGCCACCGACAGGAAAAGAGGAAGAAGAGGGGGAAGAGAACACGGATTTCGACGATTTGTTCTCGTTGATTGAAAAAATAAATCTTGGCCTGACTGATGTAAACGATCATGTACTGGAACGGTTACAAGGCGTTTCCCGCCGGCAATGGATGGATGCAGACGGATTAAGACCTCTTTTGACGGAAAACGAACTTTACAACCTGAGTATTCGTCAGGGGACACTCACCGATGAAGAAAGGGCGATAGTGGAAAGCCATGCCGTCATCACCCATGATATGTTGTCCCAACTGCCCTTCCCCAAAAAATTCCAGAATGTCCCCTTTCTCGCCGCCTGTCATCACGAAAGGCTTGACGGCACCGGTTATCCACAGGGGCTAACGGACGACCAATTACCCCTGCAGGCCCGCATCCTCGCCCTGGCCGATATTTTCGAAGCCCTCACTGCAACCGACCGACCTTACAACCGGGGTAGCACCCTGGTCGATGCAATCCGGATCATGAAGGGCATGGCGGCAGATCATCACATCGATGCCGATCTGTTTGCCTTCTTTCTGCGGGAAAAAATACACCTGGATTATGCAAACAGGGAATTGGCCGGCTGGCAGTGTGAAGAAGCGGACCTTTAA
- a CDS encoding 30S ribosomal protein S1, with protein MVNENNLISQQEEAEEIRTDTPDDTVSAQTNDEPMDFGELYEQSLQNVQFGEIVTGKIVQITNDVVMVDVGWKTEGHIPTKELKDADGNISLNVGDEIEILVDRRDGEGNLILSRDKAAKLKVWDDIKQACSQNALIEGVVVERVKGGLSVDIGIPAFLPGSQVDIRPVRDLDKYVGQSLTFNILKYDRKRNNVVLSRRAILEAERESEKIKTLENLEEGKIVEGIIKNITDYGIFIDLGGVDGLLHVTDMSWGRMTRPSGAFARGDKITVKVLSFDRERERVSLGLKQLMENPWDSILSRYPIGSIVTGKVVNLTDYGVFVELEPGVEGLIHISEMFWTREIKHPSKVLSLGEEVNIMILDINPDLKRISLGLKQTMTNPWEALKEKYPEGSVLQGVIRNITNFGIFVGVEESIDGLIHVSDISWRHRVVHPSEMYKKGQTIEAVVLHIDPENEKFSLGIKQLETDPWETLEKSYPVGSSINGKITNITDFGMFVEIEEGIEGLIHVSELSQKRIKSASELHNVGDAVTATVKNIDAKNRKIRLTLRDSEAPPETYHGNQYLNNKENLVSPLGEALADVKIGETEPSE; from the coding sequence ATGGTTAACGAAAACAACCTAATTTCGCAACAGGAGGAGGCAGAGGAAATCAGGACGGATACGCCAGATGATACGGTGTCCGCCCAAACGAATGATGAACCGATGGATTTCGGGGAACTTTACGAACAGAGCCTCCAGAACGTGCAGTTTGGCGAGATCGTCACCGGGAAGATTGTCCAGATTACAAACGATGTGGTGATGGTCGATGTCGGCTGGAAGACGGAGGGACATATTCCCACCAAGGAGTTGAAAGACGCGGACGGCAATATTTCGTTAAATGTAGGAGACGAAATTGAGATACTCGTCGATAGGCGAGACGGGGAGGGCAATCTGATCCTGTCACGGGATAAGGCAGCCAAGTTGAAGGTTTGGGATGATATCAAGCAGGCCTGCAGTCAAAATGCCCTGATCGAAGGCGTTGTTGTCGAGCGGGTCAAGGGAGGATTGTCGGTGGACATTGGCATACCCGCGTTTCTGCCTGGCTCCCAGGTCGATATCCGGCCGGTTCGGGATCTCGACAAGTACGTGGGACAGAGCCTGACGTTCAATATCCTGAAGTATGACCGTAAGCGGAACAATGTGGTCCTCTCCCGCCGGGCCATCCTTGAGGCGGAACGGGAAAGTGAAAAGATCAAAACGCTTGAAAATTTAGAGGAAGGAAAGATTGTAGAAGGGATCATCAAAAACATTACGGATTATGGAATCTTCATCGATCTGGGCGGTGTGGATGGTCTGCTGCATGTGACCGATATGTCCTGGGGGCGCATGACCCGTCCCTCAGGAGCCTTTGCCAGGGGCGACAAAATCACGGTCAAGGTACTCTCATTTGATCGTGAGAGGGAGAGGGTTTCGTTAGGGCTCAAACAGTTGATGGAAAATCCATGGGACTCAATTTTGAGCCGTTATCCGATCGGTTCCATCGTCACGGGCAAGGTGGTTAATTTGACCGATTATGGCGTATTCGTTGAACTCGAGCCAGGGGTTGAGGGGCTCATCCACATTTCGGAAATGTTCTGGACGCGTGAAATAAAACATCCTTCCAAGGTTCTCTCGCTTGGCGAGGAAGTTAATATCATGATTCTCGATATCAATCCCGATCTGAAACGGATTTCCTTGGGCTTGAAGCAGACGATGACAAACCCCTGGGAGGCTTTGAAAGAAAAATATCCCGAGGGCAGCGTTCTGCAAGGGGTGATTCGCAACATCACAAATTTCGGTATTTTTGTCGGGGTAGAAGAAAGTATCGATGGACTGATCCACGTGTCCGATATTTCATGGCGGCACCGGGTGGTCCATCCCTCTGAAATGTACAAAAAAGGCCAGACCATCGAAGCCGTTGTTCTGCACATCGATCCTGAAAATGAAAAATTTTCTCTGGGGATCAAGCAGTTGGAGACGGATCCCTGGGAAACCCTTGAAAAAAGCTATCCCGTAGGCTCCTCGATTAACGGAAAAATTACGAACATCACCGATTTCGGAATGTTTGTTGAAATCGAGGAAGGAATAGAAGGTTTGATCCATGTTTCTGAATTGAGTCAGAAACGGATCAAGAGTGCATCGGAACTGCATAACGTGGGGGATGCGGTTACGGCGACGGTGAAGAATATCGACGCCAAAAACAGAAAGATCCGTCTCACTTTGCGTGACAGCGAAGCACCGCCGGAAACTTACCACGGCAATCAGTATCTGAACAACAAAGAAAACCTGGTATCGCCTCTGGGAGAAGCCCTGGCGGACGTCAAGATAGGAGAAACGGAACCATCCGAGTAG
- a CDS encoding ribonucleoside triphosphate reductase, producing the protein MHTKIRKRDGRLVKFNAEKITNAIAKAGTATGEFDLTAARKLTIKVLNLAEQLFGHRIMTVEEIQDIVEEVLISSPYRKTVKAYIIYREQHARLREITNRMEVDLVDQYLKKKDWQVNENSNMDYSLQGLNNYISSEVSKVYWLNAIYTPEIRTAHMAGDFHIHDLSLLSVYCVGWDLYDLLLEGFKGVSGKVESKPAKHLRSALGQVVNFFYTLQGEAAGAQAFSNFDTLLAPFIRYDNLTFMDVKQALQEFIFNINVPTRVGFQTPFTNVTLDITVPKYYRDQNVIIGGQPQKETYQEFQKEMNLFNRAFLEVMEAGDAKGRVFTFPIPTYNITKDFNWDDQNLEGLWDMTSKYGVPYFSNFINSDMNPEDARSMCCRLRIDNRELEIRGGGLFGSNPLTGSIGVITINMPRIGYLCSTEDEFLAHLEKLMNIAKDSLETKRKILEKFTDSNLYPYTKSYLRNIHGRFGEYWKNHFSTIGLVGMNEACLNLFNKDIASPEGQGFTKRVLDFMRTTLIQFQRETGNNYNLESTPAEGTSYRLARIDREKYPDMVFSNDEQVRLHQAEPFYTNSTQLPVNHTDDIFEALDLQNEIQTKYTGGTVFHIFAGERIVNPLALKGLVKKICSGYHIPYLTFTPTFSVCPSHGYLKGELEACPVCQDACEVYSRVVGYLRPVKQWNKGKQEEFNQRRTFSF; encoded by the coding sequence ATGCACACGAAGATCAGAAAACGAGATGGAAGACTTGTCAAATTCAACGCGGAAAAGATTACCAATGCCATCGCCAAGGCGGGGACAGCTACCGGTGAATTCGATCTGACCGCTGCAAGGAAGCTCACCATCAAGGTGCTGAACCTGGCGGAACAGCTCTTTGGTCATCGAATCATGACTGTCGAAGAAATTCAGGACATCGTGGAAGAGGTTCTGATCTCCTCTCCCTACCGCAAAACCGTGAAAGCCTACATTATTTACAGGGAACAGCATGCCCGCCTGCGGGAAATCACCAACCGTATGGAAGTCGATCTCGTGGACCAATACTTGAAAAAAAAGGATTGGCAGGTCAACGAAAACAGCAATATGGACTACTCCCTCCAAGGGCTGAACAACTACATCTCTTCCGAAGTCAGCAAAGTTTACTGGCTGAACGCAATATACACACCGGAAATCAGGACAGCCCACATGGCAGGGGACTTCCACATTCACGATCTGAGTCTCCTGTCCGTTTACTGCGTCGGCTGGGATCTATACGACCTGCTGCTGGAAGGATTCAAAGGCGTCTCCGGCAAAGTGGAAAGCAAACCGGCCAAGCATCTGAGAAGCGCCCTGGGACAGGTGGTCAATTTTTTCTATACTCTCCAGGGAGAAGCCGCCGGCGCACAGGCCTTTTCAAATTTTGATACCCTTCTGGCCCCCTTTATCCGCTACGACAACCTGACTTTCATGGATGTCAAGCAGGCCCTGCAGGAGTTTATTTTCAACATCAACGTCCCCACACGAGTCGGGTTTCAGACACCCTTTACCAATGTAACGCTTGATATCACCGTTCCCAAGTACTACCGGGATCAAAACGTCATCATCGGCGGTCAGCCGCAAAAGGAAACCTACCAGGAATTCCAGAAAGAAATGAACCTCTTTAACCGGGCCTTCCTGGAAGTTATGGAGGCGGGGGATGCAAAAGGCCGGGTTTTCACCTTTCCGATCCCCACTTATAACATCACGAAGGATTTCAACTGGGATGATCAAAATCTGGAAGGTCTCTGGGATATGACCTCCAAATACGGGGTTCCCTATTTTTCCAACTTCATCAATTCAGACATGAACCCTGAAGACGCGCGCAGCATGTGCTGCCGGCTGCGAATCGACAATCGGGAGCTTGAGATCCGGGGCGGTGGTCTTTTCGGTTCCAATCCTCTAACCGGCTCCATAGGCGTCATCACCATTAATATGCCGCGCATCGGTTACCTTTGTTCGACCGAAGACGAATTTCTGGCCCATCTTGAGAAACTGATGAACATCGCCAAGGACAGCTTGGAGACAAAGCGGAAAATTCTGGAAAAATTTACCGATAGCAATCTCTACCCCTATACAAAATCTTACCTGAGAAATATCCACGGCCGATTTGGTGAATACTGGAAAAATCATTTTTCCACGATAGGGCTGGTCGGCATGAACGAAGCCTGCCTCAACCTGTTTAACAAGGATATTGCATCGCCTGAGGGCCAGGGCTTTACGAAAAGAGTGCTTGATTTCATGCGGACAACCCTGATTCAATTCCAACGGGAAACGGGGAATAATTACAACCTGGAATCCACCCCGGCCGAGGGTACATCGTACCGTCTCGCACGAATCGATCGGGAAAAGTATCCGGATATGGTCTTTTCAAACGATGAACAGGTCAGGCTGCATCAGGCCGAACCTTTTTACACGAACTCGACTCAGTTGCCGGTCAACCACACCGATGACATCTTTGAGGCCCTCGATCTGCAAAACGAAATCCAGACCAAATACACAGGAGGAACGGTCTTCCACATATTTGCCGGTGAAAGAATTGTTAATCCCCTGGCTCTAAAGGGGCTGGTCAAGAAAATATGCTCCGGATACCATATCCCCTACCTCACCTTCACGCCGACCTTCAGCGTTTGTCCCTCTCATGGATACCTGAAGGGGGAATTGGAGGCCTGTCCGGTCTGCCAGGATGCCTGTGAGGTCTATTCTCGGGTCGTAGGTTATCTGCGCCCCGTAAAACAGTGGAACAAGGGCAAGCAGGAGGAGTTCAACCAAAGGCGGACTTTCAGTTTCTGA
- a CDS encoding anaerobic ribonucleoside-triphosphate reductase activating protein, with the protein MIKIGGLHKVSLIDFPGKISAIVFMQGCNFRCPYCHNPELVIEKLYGPCLEEEDILAFLEKRRGKLDAVTITGGEPTLQEGLPEFIRRVRDLGFLIKLDTNGSHSAMIRSMIEKNLLDYIAMDIKGPLQRYDRVCRVNVDKDEIESSVRAIMNASIDYEFRTTLVDNLLSPEDIRAMGELLRGARLFVLQNFTPSKTLDERYLNRKPLSPEDLGQIKSELAAYVKKIAIRS; encoded by the coding sequence ATGATTAAGATCGGCGGTTTACACAAAGTCTCACTGATCGATTTCCCCGGAAAAATCTCCGCTATTGTGTTCATGCAGGGATGTAATTTCAGATGCCCATATTGTCATAACCCTGAGCTGGTCATTGAGAAGCTTTACGGACCCTGTCTCGAAGAAGAGGATATTCTGGCTTTCCTGGAAAAAAGAAGGGGCAAACTCGATGCCGTTACCATTACGGGGGGAGAACCGACGCTTCAGGAAGGCCTGCCGGAATTCATTCGCAGGGTCCGCGACCTCGGTTTTTTGATCAAGCTAGATACCAACGGATCTCATTCGGCCATGATCCGGTCCATGATCGAAAAAAACCTCCTCGACTATATCGCCATGGACATCAAGGGACCCTTACAGCGATACGACAGAGTGTGCAGAGTGAATGTCGATAAAGACGAGATCGAAAGCAGTGTCCGGGCCATCATGAACGCCTCCATCGATTACGAGTTTCGGACGACCCTTGTCGACAATCTGCTCTCGCCGGAAGACATTCGGGCAATGGGGGAATTGCTCCGTGGAGCCCGCCTGTTCGTCCTGCAGAACTTTACACCTTCAAAAACATTGGATGAGCGGTACCTGAACCGCAAACCTCTTTCTCCGGAAGACCTCGGTCAAATCAAGTCGGAATTGGCCGCGTATGTCAAAAAGATAGCCATCCGCAGTTAA
- a CDS encoding (d)CMP kinase codes for MADSRKWIITIDGPAGSGKSTVAKFLAHELNLLYLDTGALYRSVAYKILVSGMADSDMLGLRELLARTKIHLQKNHEGMTVFIDQEDVGQKIRTEEVAVLASTVSAIPVVREALLPIQRNCARRTGLVAEGRDMGTVVFPEADFKFYLHASAGERGRRRYLELLEKGVTPVYEDILASIALRDKQDREREISPLRIPRDAHVIDTSRMTIQEVISECLAVLQA; via the coding sequence ATGGCTGATAGCAGGAAGTGGATTATCACAATTGACGGGCCCGCCGGTTCCGGAAAGAGTACAGTGGCTAAGTTTCTGGCGCACGAATTAAACCTTCTGTATCTTGATACGGGAGCCCTGTACCGGTCCGTCGCATATAAAATTCTCGTTTCAGGGATGGCCGACTCCGATATGCTGGGGCTGCGGGAACTCCTTGCCAGGACAAAGATCCATCTTCAAAAAAATCACGAAGGCATGACTGTATTTATTGATCAAGAAGACGTTGGCCAAAAGATTCGCACGGAAGAAGTGGCCGTTTTGGCGTCGACCGTTTCAGCCATACCTGTCGTGCGGGAGGCGTTGCTGCCGATTCAGAGGAATTGCGCCCGAAGGACGGGTCTGGTCGCGGAAGGGCGTGATATGGGAACCGTCGTTTTCCCGGAAGCCGACTTCAAATTCTACCTCCACGCTTCAGCCGGGGAGCGAGGTCGCAGAAGGTATCTGGAACTCCTGGAAAAGGGAGTGACACCCGTGTATGAGGATATTCTGGCCAGCATTGCCCTGCGGGACAAACAGGATAGGGAACGGGAAATTTCTCCCCTTCGGATTCCAAGGGATGCCCATGTGATTGATACATCGAGGATGACAATCCAGGAAGTGATATCTGAATGCCTCGCCGTTCTTCAGGCATAG
- a CDS encoding enoyl-CoA hydratase/isomerase family protein — MTTYNTILLECKEEGYVIITMNRPVELNALSRDMRLELTDCFTRLEGDTSVKTVILTGGDYVFSAGGDIKEMSALPDSEIEAYFRSIFVCLRRINLFPKPVIAAVNGIAIGGGFNLAVVCDLIIASDTAIFGHPELKLGLNPLFNPVRQLVGMAKAKEITLLGEPIAANEALRIGLVNKVVAPERLMMEAEGMAKEISKRSVQATEVVKKISSMVPHLEVGAALSLEFEMSTFLFSRPERKTYMREFLISEEMRKRKRRRHP; from the coding sequence ATGACGACCTATAACACGATCCTCCTCGAATGCAAGGAGGAGGGATATGTGATCATCACCATGAACAGGCCCGTGGAACTTAACGCTTTATCCAGGGATATGAGACTGGAATTGACGGATTGCTTCACCAGACTGGAGGGGGACACATCCGTCAAAACCGTCATATTGACGGGTGGTGATTACGTTTTCTCAGCGGGAGGCGACATCAAGGAGATGTCGGCGTTGCCGGACAGCGAAATCGAAGCTTATTTCCGGTCAATTTTCGTCTGCCTGAGGCGGATCAACCTGTTCCCAAAACCGGTGATTGCTGCGGTGAACGGTATCGCCATCGGAGGCGGCTTCAATCTGGCCGTAGTTTGTGATCTGATTATCGCTTCCGACACGGCTATTTTTGGTCATCCGGAATTGAAATTGGGGCTCAATCCCCTGTTCAACCCTGTTCGTCAGCTGGTCGGAATGGCCAAGGCGAAAGAAATCACCTTGCTCGGAGAGCCCATCGCAGCCAATGAAGCCTTGCGAATCGGGTTGGTGAATAAGGTGGTTGCTCCGGAACGACTCATGATGGAAGCGGAGGGAATGGCCAAAGAGATTTCCAAGCGGTCGGTCCAGGCCACGGAAGTGGTGAAAAAAATATCGTCCATGGTGCCTCATCTGGAGGTCGGCGCGGCGCTGTCGCTCGAATTCGAGATGAGTACCTTCCTCTTTTCACGACCGGAGCGAAAGACTTACATGCGGGAGTTCCTCATTTCGGAAGAGATGAGAAAACGAAAACGGCGGCGTCACCCTTAG
- the sppA gene encoding signal peptide peptidase SppA has product MRRHPVLFGILFLICAGFVFFLVLNGLLKSGGGGYALPAGDKVAIVTLEGVITNSDRIIREIEAFAKNDRVKAIVLRIDSPGGSVAPTQEIYDAVLEAGKKKKIVASMGSIAASGGYLVACAADQIVANPGTITGSISAVMHFANMEELMRKIGVSTSVVKSGKYKDIGSPAREMTEEEISLLQQLVDDVYDQLLETISVRRKITKENLSLLADGRILTGRQAQKAGLVDFLGNQKYAVRLAGQMTGISGDPAVVYPPEKKAFILDFLLKSLVRSVKQELVLDQPKMDGLQYLYCPQ; this is encoded by the coding sequence ATGAGAAGACACCCCGTTCTTTTCGGCATCCTCTTTTTGATCTGTGCCGGCTTTGTGTTTTTTCTGGTCCTCAATGGGTTGCTCAAATCCGGTGGAGGCGGGTATGCCTTGCCTGCCGGTGATAAAGTGGCGATTGTCACCTTGGAAGGTGTTATCACCAACTCCGACCGTATCATCCGCGAAATAGAAGCTTTTGCAAAAAATGACCGCGTCAAGGCCATTGTTCTTCGTATCGACTCTCCAGGAGGCAGCGTGGCTCCCACACAGGAAATCTATGACGCCGTACTGGAGGCCGGTAAAAAGAAAAAAATCGTTGCATCCATGGGCTCCATTGCCGCATCGGGCGGGTATCTTGTTGCCTGCGCCGCCGACCAGATCGTCGCCAATCCGGGAACCATCACGGGTAGTATTTCCGCCGTGATGCATTTTGCCAATATGGAGGAGTTGATGCGCAAGATCGGGGTCAGCACGTCCGTTGTCAAAAGCGGAAAATACAAGGACATCGGTTCCCCGGCTCGAGAAATGACGGAAGAGGAAATATCTTTGCTCCAGCAACTCGTGGACGATGTGTATGATCAACTTCTGGAAACGATTTCCGTCAGACGAAAAATAACGAAAGAAAACCTCAGCCTCCTGGCCGATGGACGTATACTGACGGGCCGTCAGGCTCAGAAAGCCGGATTGGTTGATTTCCTGGGAAACCAGAAATATGCTGTCCGTTTGGCCGGACAGATGACCGGCATTTCCGGAGATCCTGCCGTGGTTTATCCTCCTGAGAAAAAAGCTTTTATCCTGGATTTTTTGCTGAAGAGTCTCGTCAGGTCCGTGAAACAGGAGCTTGTCCTGGATCAGCCAAAAATGGACGGACTGCAGTACCTTTATTGCCCCCAGTAG